Below is a window of Undibacterium sp. YM2 DNA.
CCTGCGTGAAGCCACGATTGAAGACGTAGGCGGCATCATCAAGCTGATAGAACCACTGGAAGCTGATGGCACCCTGGTCAAGCGTGGTCGCGAGCTGATAGAAAGGGAAATCAATTACTTCTCAGTCATTGAACATGATGGTGTCATCTTCGGTTGCGCGGCCCTGTACCCCTTCCCGTTCGAAAAAATGGCCGAGATGGCTTGCCTGACAGTCAACCCGGATGTACAAAGCCAGGGTGATGGCGAACGCATACTCAAGCATATGGAAAAACGTGCGCGCCGAGCTGGTTTCCACAGCCTGTTTGTATTAACGACACGCACGGCACACTGGTTCCTGAAGCGTGGTTTTGTCAGTGCATCAGTCGATGATTTACCAAAAGACAGGCAAAAAATGTATAACTGGCAACGCAAGTCTCTGGTTTTGATCAAGCAGCTCTAGCGCATTGACCGTATAATTCACGCTGTTTTCAAGATTGACCAAGATTCATATTAAGGAGCACCAACATGGCCCGTACGGTCCACTGCATTAAACTAGACAAAGAAGCCGAAGGCCTGGACTTCCCACCTTATCCAGGTGAATTAGGCAAGCGTATTTATGAAAGCGTGTCCAAAGAAGCCTGGGCCGCCTGGCTCAAGCACCAGACCATGCTGGTCAATGAGAACCGCCTGAACCTGGCCGATACCCGTGCCCGCAAATACCTGGCGACCCAGATGGAAAAGCATTTCTTTGGTGATGGTGCAGATGCCGCCAGCGGCTACGTCCCGCCGACAGAATAAAGCCTGTTACCGTAGCAAAAAACTGTGGTCGCAAACAAGAAAGCCCGCATCAGCGGGCTTTTTTTCGACGTAGACTACCTCAATAAAACTCTATCTTGCCAGTTTCCACATCCAGCATGGCACCAATGATCTTGATCTGCCCCTTGTCAGCCATTTCTTTCAGTACCACACTCTTTTCTGTAACTGCCTTGACCGTCATTTTGACATTCATCTCTGCCACGGCATCAACAAAATGATGATTTGCTGAAGTACGGTCGCTACCGTGAGTGTCTGGCGTAGCTTTGACGGCTGGCATGATCTTGGCCACCAGTTGCGTCAGATTCCCCAGATTGGCATTATCACAGGCCCCCTTGACTGCACCGCAATGCGAATGGCCAAGAATAACGATGGTTTTGGAACCTGCCACTTTGGCGGCATATTCCAGGCTACCAAGTATGTCTTCATTGACGACATTTCCAGCCACACGGGCGGTAAACAAGTCACCTATACCTTGATCAAACACCAGCGCTGGCTCAGAGCGTGAATCTATGCAACTGACGATACTGGCGAAGGGAAATTGTCCATCCCTGCCACTGGTTTTCACCTGGCCTGGTAAATCGCGTTTAAGCATATTGCCCGACACAAAGCGCTGGTTACCTTCTTTTAACATTGCGATGGCAGCGTCAGGGCTGATCTTGCTTTGCATGGACTGTGTCATCGCAACGCTGATGGGAGGCTGGCTCGCTGTTGGAGACTGCGAGGCGCAGGCTGTCACCAGCAAAGCCGTCGTCAACGCAGCGAGAAAGCTCAGGGATGTGGATGCTTTTTTATAGGTATTCATGCTTGTATTCATTTGTCTCATCTCCTCATAAAATTGAACAACAGATGACTTCTCATTCATCTGCATTTGCACAGATTCACAGCAGACCAAAATACTTCCTTAATACGGTCAGAATTGCAATGTCTTGACGCCTTCGGTAGTCCCCAACAGACAAACATCTGCCCCTGACGCGCGAACAAACCTACCGTCACCACACCCACGATATTGTTGATCTCTGCTTCCATGGCCACGGGGTCCTGGATTTGCAAACCATATACATCCAAAATCATGTTGCCGTTATCCGTCAACAATGGCTGCCCATCCTTGATACGCAAACGCGCCTCACCACCCAGTGCATTGAGCTTGCGCGCAACCACTGCATGCGACATGGGAATAACCTCTACCGGCAAAGGAAACTTGCCCAGCACATCTACCAGCTTGGAACCATCGGCGATACAGATAAACTTTTCAGCAACTGAAGCAACAATCTTTTCACGTGTCAATGCCGCACCACCACCTTTGATCATGGCCCCTTGCGGCGTGATTTCATCCGCGCCATCGATATACACTGGCATGGATGTCACCTCATTCAAATCCAGCACGGTAATGCCATGCGAACGCAGACGCGCTGCGGTTACCTCTGAAGATGCAACTGCGGCCTTGATTTTGTGCTTGATCTTACCCAACTCATCGATAAAAAAATTGGCCGTAGAACCTGTGCCTACGCCAACAATTTCACCCTCTACTACATAAGCAATTGCCGCCTGGGCGACGGCAAGTTTCAATTCATCTTGAGTCATGGTGCATTTCCATCATAGTTTAAAAATTGGCGGGATTTTACAGCAAGGGCGGACTTATTAGCTATTTGATCAAAACATGACAAAAAGAGTATCAAATTTGCCACAATGGTGCCTCATCCATCAGAGCAACCTGCTCCCGTAGCTCAAGTATGCGGTCTTGCCAGTA
It encodes the following:
- a CDS encoding oxidative damage protection protein, giving the protein MARTVHCIKLDKEAEGLDFPPYPGELGKRIYESVSKEAWAAWLKHQTMLVNENRLNLADTRARKYLATQMEKHFFGDGADAASGYVPPTE
- a CDS encoding carbonic anhydrase family protein, yielding MNTSMNTYKKASTSLSFLAALTTALLVTACASQSPTASQPPISVAMTQSMQSKISPDAAIAMLKEGNQRFVSGNMLKRDLPGQVKTSGRDGQFPFASIVSCIDSRSEPALVFDQGIGDLFTARVAGNVVNEDILGSLEYAAKVAGSKTIVILGHSHCGAVKGACDNANLGNLTQLVAKIMPAVKATPDTHGSDRTSANHHFVDAVAEMNVKMTVKAVTEKSVVLKEMADKGQIKIIGAMLDVETGKIEFY